A window from Theropithecus gelada isolate Dixy chromosome 1, Tgel_1.0, whole genome shotgun sequence encodes these proteins:
- the LOC112618268 gene encoding LOW QUALITY PROTEIN: olfactory receptor 6K3 (The sequence of the model RefSeq protein was modified relative to this genomic sequence to represent the inferred CDS: substituted 1 base at 1 genomic stop codon), producing the protein MSWTMPSLHSQVALLGNMESGNQSTVTEFIFTGFPRLQNGSLLYFFPLLFIYTFIIIGNLLIFSAVRMDTHLHNPMYNFISLFSFLEIWYTTATIPKMLSNLISEKKAISMMGCFLQMYFFHSLGNSEGILLTTMAIDRYVAICNPLHYQMIMTPRLCTQLSAGSXIFGFLILLPEIVMISTLPFCGPNQIHQIFCDLVPVLSLACTDTSMILIEDVIHAVTIIITFLIIALSYVRIGTVILRIPSSEGRQKAFSTCAGHLMVFLIFFGSVSLMYLRFSGTYPPVLDTAIALMFTVLAPFFNPIIYSLRNKDMNNAIKKLFCFQKVLNKSGD; encoded by the coding sequence ATGAGTTGGACTATGCCCTCTCTTCATTCACAGGTAGCCCTACTAGGAAATATGGAGAGTGGAAACCAATCAACAGTGACTGAATTTATCTTCACTGGGTTCCCTCGGCTTCAGAATGGTAGTCTCCTGTActtctttcctttacttttcaTCTATACTTTTATTATCATTGGTAACTTATTAATTTTCTCTGCTGTAAGGATGGACACCCATCTCCACAACCCCATGTATAATTTCatcagtttattttcctttctggagATCTGGTACACCACAGCCACCATTCCCAAGATGCTCTCCAACCTCATCAGTGAAAAGAAGGCCATCTCCATGATGGGCTGCTTCTTGCAGATGTATTTCTTCCACTCACTTGGAAATTCAGAGGGGATCTTGCTGACCACCATGGCCATTGACAGATACGTTGCCATCTGCAACCCTCTTCACTATCAAATGATCATGACCCCCCGGCTCTGTACTCAGCTCTCTGCAGGTTCCTGAATCTTTGGTTTCCTTATCCTGCTTCCTGAGATTGTGATGATTTCCACACTGCCTTTCTGTGGGCCCAACCAAATCCATCAGATCTTCTGTGACTTGGTCCCTGTGCTGAGCCTGGCCTGTACAGACACGTCCATGATTCTGATTGAGGATGTGATTCACGCCGTGACCATCATCATTACCTTCCTAATTATTGCCCTGTCCTATGTAAGAATTGGCACTGTGATACTGAGGATTCCCTCTTCTGAAGGGAGGCAAAAGGCTTTTTCTACCTGTGCAGGCCACCTCATGGTTTTCCTGATATTCTTTGGCAGTGTATCTCTCATGTACTTGCGTTTCAGCGGCACTTATCCACCAGTTTTGGACACAGCCATTGCACTGATGTTTACTGTACTTGCTCCATTCTTCAATCCCATCATTTATAGCCTGAGAAACAAGGACATGAACAATGCGATTAAAAAACTGTTCTGTTTTCAAAAAGTGTTGAACAAGTCTGGAGATTAA